CTCATCATCTACAACTATTATTTTTCTCATTTTTTTTCCTTTTCCTCGAATTTAATATAAATCTTTCAATAACTGCTTCATTTCAATTCTGTTAAATCGTCTAGGATTTTCCCCTGTACACAGATCATTTTCTATCTGATCAATGATACTTTCCATTTCAGAAAAATATTGTTCCTCCGGGATTCCTAGTTCTCTTAAATTATTTGGTATTCCCATTTTAGCCGCTCTCATTTTGATGGCTTTTGCTAGCATTTCCACACCTTCTGCATCTTCTTTAGGTGTAAATCCCAACGCTTCAGCAATTTCACGGTAATATCTTGCCGCATTCTTATTTTGTGCATTAAACTTTATAACTTTTGGCATTATTACTGCATTAAGCCGTCCATGCGGCTTATGAAATCTTGCCCCTAGCGAATGTGCTATGCTGTGGTTTATTCCTAATCCTGCATTGCTGAATGCTACTCCTGCCATGCACGAAGCAATCTGTAAATCAATTCTTTCCCTTTCCAGCCCAGGATTTTCAAAATTGCTTACCAAATCAGCAAAAACAGTTTTTATTGCTCCTAGCGCAAGTGTATTTGTAAACAGATTTCTAGATCTTGAAACATATGCTTCTATGGCGTGTGTCAAAACATCCATTCCAGTGTCTGCAATTATTGATGGTGGAAGAGTTTTTATAAATTCTGGATTTAAGATTGCTATATCTGGCAGCATTTCACTGTCACTTAGTGGTATTTTTTTATCTTTTGTTGTAACAACTGCATAAGATGTTACTTCTGACCCTGTTCCGCTCGTTGTAGGGATTGCAATAAATTTTGGCTTTTTATTTTGTCCAATTGCCTTTTTTATCTGATTTGTAAAATAAATCATTGATTTGCAGGCATCTATTGGGGAACCTCCTCCAAGTGCTATTATGCAGTCAGGATTATATGCGCTTAATTCCAGCATTCCGTTTATAATTTCCTCATCAGTGGGATCAGGCTTTACATCCGAATATATTTTAGTTTCTATTTCCCGTGATTTTAAAATATTAACAACTTTATTTGTAACTTTTAGTTTTACCATATTTTCATCTGTAACTAAAAATACTTTTTCCATTTCCAGCGTTCTTAATATATCCAAAGAATTAGCACCATAATGAATATCCGGTTTTATTTGAAATAACCCCATTGAATCCACTTCCTTTCTTATCGTAATTCTTTTAATTTGGATAATATTTTTTGGACTGTTTCAAAATCTGTTATTTTATAATCTTTTACAAGTATTTCAATAACTTTTCTTTCTAAATCCCCACAGTCTTTTTTTATTTCATTTTTTACTTTGTTTTCTGATTCACAGTTTGATTCACAGAAAGATTTTTCATATCTTACTTCGACTCCCTGTTCCCTAATTATGTCCTTTGCCCCGGGAGTAATAATCATATCAGCCTGAACCACTAATTCCTTGTTTTGAACAAATTCAGAAAGATTTTTTACCGTAATCAATCTTTTTTTCATTTTTTTACTCCTTTTCCGACTCCAAACTGTCTATTATTCCTACAATAGTTGCATCCACAGGGGTTTCAGCGTCAAATATATGTCTTGCAGAACTTCCTGTAACAATTATTACCTTGTCACCTTGTCCAGATCCAATGTAATCTGCCGCTACCATTTTTCTGCTTCCATGCCCTTCGCCAGTTCCTTCTACTTCAACTACCATAAGTTTTAATCCTTTTAGTTTTTCATCCTTCCTTGTTGCCCAGACATTATCCACAACTTTTCCAATTAACATACTATTGTCCTCTTTCATAGTATAATTCAATACTATTTTCTTTTATATAATCCATTGCAAGGGAAGTTACTTTAGATTTTGCATCAACTTCAAGCATCTGATTTTTTAATCCTAGCTTTCTAAGTCTGCTTTCTGTTATCAATCCCTTCAAATAAACCTTTTCTTTTGCACAAAAAATATTTTTAACTTCTGTTCTTTTCACAACCTTTATTCCAAATTCCTTTACTTTCTCAAGATATTCGTCGTAAAGATTAATTAACACAGCAGGCTTAGTATATTTTTTATATTCCAGCCCTTCTTCTACAAGAATAACTTGTGAATCATTAAAAAGAAACTCCGTCATAATACTTTTTCTACCTTGTGAAAGATCTATTAAATCATTTATTCCAAGAGTTGATACTACAAGCACTTTTTTATTTTCATTTTGTCTAACGTCTTCCCATGTGCTGTCCAGCTTTACATTATCCATAAATGATATTTCATTTTTAAGTTCATCCTTCAAAACCTCATCATTTCCCAAAAAAACTGTTATTACAGATTTTTTAGAAATTACCTCATTATTTTCAGATAATTTTTCATTTTCCCTTTTTTCAATTTCCTTTAACACTTCCCTTGCAAGCACTTCTATCAAATTTTGAGTATCCATTTTATCTCCTCATCATATTTTTTAGAGCTACTTTTCAATACTTCCAGTCACTCCTGAAATATACCCGCAGGAATTGGCTTCATCAAAGTCTATATGCATGCTCAGTCTAAAGCTGTCCCTTACTCTTATCAAAACATCATCAAATATTAACGGTCTGTCGCTGTGAATTTTTACTTTTACAGTTTCACCGTCTTTTACAGAAAATCTTTCTGCGTCTTCTCTTGTCATATGAATATGTCTTTTGGCAACAATAACACCTTTATCCAGATGCACATATTTATCTCCTACACCCAGTAATATTCCCGGTGTTCCTTCAATTTTTCCACTTTCTCTTATTACTCCCTTGACTCCTATTTCACGGCAGTCAGTAAGTGATAATTCCACTTGAGAAAAATTTCTGCATGGTCCTAATATTGCAACATTGGAAAATTCGCCTTTTGGTCCGATTACCCTAACTCTTTCCTTCGCCGCAAATTGTCCTGGCTGTGATAAATCCTTTACAGGAGTCAATTCATAACCTTCTCCGAAAAGTGCTTCTACGTGTTCCTTTGTAAGATGCACATGTCGTCCCGAAGCCTCAACCATAAAGGTATCATCTTTTTCTGCACCCATTATTTCCTGTAATTTTTCTCTTATTATTCTCTCCAATTCATTTCTATCCATAATATCTCCCAATTCGGAGCTTATGATTTATAATCTCCGTTATTCGCTTTTAACATCATCAAGTACAATATACTGCTCAGACGGTTTAGTGCCTTTAGCATGTCTACTCTTTCCGTCTTCCCTTCCTTATAAAAAGCATCTACTGCAGCAACTTCACACTCTCTTGACAAAGCTCTAAGACAGTTTATATCAATGACTGTTTCATCAAAGTCAGCATTTATTTCAAAGAGATGTCCTGTTTTGTAATATTTAATTGTATTATGAGTTATATCTTTTAATGTATCAATGTCATATCCAAGAACATCTCTTTCCTGAAACGGTGTATCGGTCATCTCACTTATAAACAAGTCTCTTACAAATCTGTATGCCTGTGCAAAGTCACTTTCTAATTTTTTATTCTTTTCATATTTTTTCCAGTATCTTATTACCTCAGCCTGCAAGATATCAAACTTACCTCGCAAAACAATTCTCTTATGATTTTTTACAACAAGTTCATTTCCAAACAGTTGAGTCATAAATTCAGGCTTTTTATCATAAGTTGCTCCTGTAATATAGTCTTTATACTGTCTTTTTGGAGAGGCTTTTTCTTCGGAAGTATTTGCTTGAGAGTCTTTAACTCTGTTTGCATTGGCTGATTCATTATTTACAACTTGCTCCTGTGATTTTTTTATTCTAAAATCAATTTTTTTTACATTTAAAAACTCTCTTGCTGACGGTGTAAGGATGTCTTTTTCAGTTATTCGTACTTTTTCAAGCTGCCCTTCCTTATCTAATTTTCTAAGCATTCCTTCTGTTATAACAGGCATTTTTTATCACACCCTATCTATTTTTTATAATTCCGTCCAATACTTTTCTTATGATATCTTCAATTTCATTTTCGTTCACTCGTGAATTATCAACTGAACATGTATTTACACATGAACCTTCTTCTTTCAATTCTTCCAGTTCCTTTGTACCGTAAGCTACTCTTCTAATGTTTATAAGATTTAATGGTCCAATATTGTCAGAAGTTGCACTTCCTCCAACAGTTCCACATCCTAATGTAAATGCAGGTAAAAGATTAGTTGTTGCTCCTACTCCTCCAAGTGCCGCAGCTGTATTTACAAGCAGTCTTGACACAGGTTTTTTCAATGAAAATTCTCTTACGATATTTTCGTTATTTGTGTGCATTGACATTGTATGTCCGATTCCTTCATTTTCAAGAATTTCTATACATTTTTCACATGCTTTTTCCCAAGTTTCTTCTGTATAAAATCCTAATACAGGACATAATTTTTCTCTTGAATATGGATTTAAATGAGAAACTTCTGTTTCTTCAGAAACAAGTATTTTTGTAGTTGTAGGAACTGTTATCCCTGCCATTGCAGCTATATATAAAGCTGTTTTTCCAACTATTTTTGGATTCATTGTGTTGTTTGCACGCATAAGGATGCTTCCAACTTTATTTCTTTCATCTTTGTTAAGGAAGTATGCTCCTTGTCTTTTTAGTTCATCTACTACTTGATTTTTAATTACTTCTTCTGTAACTATTGATTGTTCTGAAGCACAAATTACTCCATTATCAAAAGTTTTACTGTCGATAATTCTTTTAACAGCTTTTCTTATATCAGCACTTCTTTCAATAAACGCAGGTCCATTTCCAGGTCCTACTCCTATTGCAGGTGTTCCTGAACTATAGGCAGCTTTTACCATCGCTTCTCCACCTGTTGCAAGAATTAATGAAGTCTTTTTATGTTTCATAAGTTCTTGTGTAGCTTGTAATGTAGGTGTTTTTATAACTCCAATAAGTCCTTTTGGAGCACCTTTTCTTTCAGCAGCTTTTATCAAGTATTCTGCAGTCTTAATTATACAGTCCTTTGCATTTGGGTGAGGACTTACAATTACTGCGTTTCCTGCCTTTAATGCTATCATTATTTTATAAATTGTTGACGAAGTAGGATTAGTTGATGGAATCAAGGCTGCAATTATACCCATTGGAACTCCTATTTCAGTTATTCTTTTTTCCTTGTCATCAAGAATTATCCCTTTTGTCTTCTGATCTTTTATAGCTTCATATACTCCTACTGAAGCAAGTCTATTTTTTAGAACTTTATCTTCCCAACGTCCAAATCCTGTTTCTTCATTAGCAAGTTTTGCTAGCTCAACTTCATGTTTTTGAGCTTCTTCACAGATTTCCCTTACTATTTCATCAATTTGACCTTGCGAGAACTGACTATATTCTTCAAATGCTTTACTTGCGCTATTTAATAAATCTCTTACTTCTTGTATTGATTGTAAATCTTTATCCATAGTTTGTCCTTTCTATAAATAATCACTGTTATCTGATTACTTTAAGTTCTCTTATTCACCCTCAACTACTCTTGATTTAGGCAATATAGCTTCAATTTCAGTATGAGGACGAGGAATTACGTGAATTGAAATCAATTCTCCTACTCTTTCAGCAGCCGCAGCTCCTGCATCTGTTGCAGCCTTAACTGCTCCTACATCTCCTCTTACTAATACTGTTACTAGTCCTCCACCTACGTGTTCTTTTCCGATTAGAGTAACATTTGCAGCTTTTACCATTGCGTCTGCAGCTTCTACTGCCGCTACCAATCCTTTAGTTTCAATCATTCCTAATGCATTTAATGTTGCCATTTTTATTCCTCCTGATTATTTTTTATCAAAATCTCTATTAATTTTTTCTTTGGCATTGTCTTTATCTGGTTCCATGTGTACCCAAGTTTAAGACTGTTTACTTTTGTCTTTAAATCTGCCACCTTCATGTCCTGATAATGTTTTTTTGCCTTTTTTATTTCTTCTTTTGTTTCTTCATCTTTTTTTTTTAAAGTTTCTGTTACTGAAACTTCTTCGTTTTCCTGAATAATACCGTTCTGTTTTTCTGCTTCTTCATTTTCTGTTATTTCCTGAATTACTTCTTCCGCTTTTTCTTCCGTTTCAATTTTTTCTGTAAAATCTTCAGATTGTTCTTCAGTCACTTGAT
This is a stretch of genomic DNA from Leptotrichia hofstadii. It encodes these proteins:
- a CDS encoding 1-propanol dehydrogenase PduQ, with the translated sequence MGLFQIKPDIHYGANSLDILRTLEMEKVFLVTDENMVKLKVTNKVVNILKSREIETKIYSDVKPDPTDEEIINGMLELSAYNPDCIIALGGGSPIDACKSMIYFTNQIKKAIGQNKKPKFIAIPTTSGTGSEVTSYAVVTTKDKKIPLSDSEMLPDIAILNPEFIKTLPPSIIADTGMDVLTHAIEAYVSRSRNLFTNTLALGAIKTVFADLVSNFENPGLERERIDLQIASCMAGVAFSNAGLGINHSIAHSLGARFHKPHGRLNAVIMPKVIKFNAQNKNAARYYREIAEALGFTPKEDAEGVEMLAKAIKMRAAKMGIPNNLRELGIPEEQYFSEMESIIDQIENDLCTGENPRRFNRIEMKQLLKDLY
- a CDS encoding EutN/CcmL family microcompartment protein, which translates into the protein MLIGKVVDNVWATRKDEKLKGLKLMVVEVEGTGEGHGSRKMVAADYIGSGQGDKVIIVTGSSARHIFDAETPVDATIVGIIDSLESEKE
- a CDS encoding ethanolamine utilization protein, which codes for MDTQNLIEVLAREVLKEIEKRENEKLSENNEVISKKSVITVFLGNDEVLKDELKNEISFMDNVKLDSTWEDVRQNENKKVLVVSTLGINDLIDLSQGRKSIMTEFLFNDSQVILVEEGLEYKKYTKPAVLINLYDEYLEKVKEFGIKVVKRTEVKNIFCAKEKVYLKGLITESRLRKLGLKNQMLEVDAKSKVTSLAMDYIKENSIELYYERGQ
- the eutD gene encoding ethanolamine utilization phosphate acetyltransferase EutD, with translation MDRNELERIIREKLQEIMGAEKDDTFMVEASGRHVHLTKEHVEALFGEGYELTPVKDLSQPGQFAAKERVRVIGPKGEFSNVAILGPCRNFSQVELSLTDCREIGVKGVIRESGKIEGTPGILLGVGDKYVHLDKGVIVAKRHIHMTREDAERFSVKDGETVKVKIHSDRPLIFDDVLIRVRDSFRLSMHIDFDEANSCGYISGVTGSIEK
- a CDS encoding cobalamin adenosyltransferase — encoded protein: MPVITEGMLRKLDKEGQLEKVRITEKDILTPSAREFLNVKKIDFRIKKSQEQVVNNESANANRVKDSQANTSEEKASPKRQYKDYITGATYDKKPEFMTQLFGNELVVKNHKRIVLRGKFDILQAEVIRYWKKYEKNKKLESDFAQAYRFVRDLFISEMTDTPFQERDVLGYDIDTLKDITHNTIKYYKTGHLFEINADFDETVIDINCLRALSRECEVAAVDAFYKEGKTERVDMLKALNRLSSILYLMMLKANNGDYKS
- a CDS encoding acetaldehyde dehydrogenase (acetylating) — its product is MDKDLQSIQEVRDLLNSASKAFEEYSQFSQGQIDEIVREICEEAQKHEVELAKLANEETGFGRWEDKVLKNRLASVGVYEAIKDQKTKGIILDDKEKRITEIGVPMGIIAALIPSTNPTSSTIYKIMIALKAGNAVIVSPHPNAKDCIIKTAEYLIKAAERKGAPKGLIGVIKTPTLQATQELMKHKKTSLILATGGEAMVKAAYSSGTPAIGVGPGNGPAFIERSADIRKAVKRIIDSKTFDNGVICASEQSIVTEEVIKNQVVDELKRQGAYFLNKDERNKVGSILMRANNTMNPKIVGKTALYIAAMAGITVPTTTKILVSEETEVSHLNPYSREKLCPVLGFYTEETWEKACEKCIEILENEGIGHTMSMHTNNENIVREFSLKKPVSRLLVNTAAALGGVGATTNLLPAFTLGCGTVGGSATSDNIGPLNLINIRRVAYGTKELEELKEEGSCVNTCSVDNSRVNENEIEDIIRKVLDGIIKNR
- a CDS encoding BMC domain-containing protein, giving the protein MATLNALGMIETKGLVAAVEAADAMVKAANVTLIGKEHVGGGLVTVLVRGDVGAVKAATDAGAAAAERVGELISIHVIPRPHTEIEAILPKSRVVEGE